Proteins found in one Labrenzia sp. VG12 genomic segment:
- a CDS encoding PopZ family protein, producing MAQAKKAEEPSMEEILASIRRIISDEDSQGDDAADASAEEPADTPLEEEAADDMGDASEMSQDDLDKLFDMAGDDEDVATDEDDGADDMAAAMAADAEEDETDDVLELTEELAVEDDGMEMVEGMSDDLDGDGGDLSFAEPPAPDPEPMPEIGAEPDSEPELEMASMMAAMPIPDDLPDMTPETPLTSPETGQAVHAALDNFTDMFIGTQAQTVEELVRDMLRPMLKAWLDKNLPPMVEEMVKREVQRVIRRR from the coding sequence ATGGCACAGGCGAAAAAGGCTGAAGAGCCGTCGATGGAGGAAATCCTCGCATCGATCCGCCGAATCATATCCGATGAGGACTCCCAGGGCGATGATGCCGCGGATGCCAGCGCGGAAGAACCAGCAGACACACCATTAGAAGAAGAGGCGGCGGACGATATGGGCGATGCCTCCGAAATGTCCCAGGACGATCTCGACAAGCTGTTCGATATGGCCGGCGATGACGAGGACGTGGCAACGGATGAAGACGACGGTGCGGATGACATGGCGGCAGCCATGGCCGCCGATGCCGAGGAAGACGAGACAGACGACGTTCTGGAGTTGACCGAGGAACTTGCGGTCGAAGACGACGGCATGGAAATGGTCGAGGGCATGAGCGATGACCTCGATGGCGACGGGGGCGATCTGTCCTTCGCCGAACCGCCGGCGCCAGATCCTGAGCCAATGCCGGAGATCGGGGCTGAACCTGACTCTGAGCCAGAGCTCGAAATGGCCTCCATGATGGCGGCGATGCCGATCCCCGACGATCTGCCGGACATGACACCTGAAACACCGCTGACATCTCCGGAAACGGGACAGGCAGTGCATGCTGCGCTCGACAATTTCACCGACATGTTCATCGGAACTCAGGCCCAGACCGTGGAAGAGCTGGTACGCGACATGTTGCGGCCAATGCTGAAGGCCTGGCTCGACAAGAACCTGCCGCCGATGGTGGAGGAGATGGTCAAACGTGAGGTGCAGCGGGTCATTCGTCGTCGCTGA
- a CDS encoding valine--tRNA ligase, with translation MLEKTYDAASVEPRIYETWEKAEAFKAGAGAKDGAPTFSIVIPPPNVNGSLHMGHALNNTLQDILIRWKRMQGFDTLWQPGTDHAGIALQIAVERQMAERQEPNRREIGREAFVKRAWTYKGEVGSAIINQLKRIGASCDWSRERFTMDEGLSEAVLKVFVELYDQGLIYKSKRLVNWDPKMETAISDLEVENIESDGHMWHFRYPLAGGETYEYVEKDEDGNVTLRETRDYISIATTRPETMLGDGAVAVHPDDERYRPIVGKLCEIPVGPKEQRRLIPIITDEYPDPEFGSGAVKITGAHDFNDYGVAQRNKIPMYRLMNTKGAMRSDGAPYVEEAAKAQAIIDGAEMTLNEVDLINIVPDDLRGLDRFEARQRVIEQITAEGLAVMVPSDHPQVSWMKGQAPGWNAQGRAVLRPLGEDDEAPAELPLVESKKIMQPFGDRSKVIIEPMLTDQWFVDAKTLAGPALKAVQDGDTKFVPENWDKTYYNWLNDIQPWCISRQLWWGHQIPVWYDEDGNEYCAHDEEEAIAKAGGKALTRDPDVLDTWFSSALWPFSTLGWPDRTPELERYYKTDVLITGFDIIFFWVARMMMQGLHFMDEVPFHTVYINSTVVDKNGKKMSKSIGNVLDPLELIDGYGADATRFALASQEVQSRRTLRMSDQAAEGGQRFATKLWNAARFAEMNGCARVTGFDPASARLTLNRWIATEMGRCITDVTAALDDLRFNDASGAIYRFTWNTFCDWFLELAKPIFNGDDEAAKAETRATAAWAIDEILKVLHPFMPFLTEELWARLGEEGTKADGLLILASWPTQGVVDEDAAAEINWLVDLISEIRSVRAEMNVPAGAKVAIAVTGASEETRARLKTHESAILRLARAENVAVVEAAPAGSAQIIVGEATICLPLAGIIDLSAETARLAKEAAKLEGEISKIEKKLSNPKFLDKAPEEIVDGEREKVALGKEKLEKVQIAQKRLAEIG, from the coding sequence ATGCTGGAAAAGACCTACGATGCGGCCAGCGTTGAGCCGCGGATTTACGAAACCTGGGAAAAGGCGGAGGCCTTCAAGGCCGGAGCAGGCGCCAAGGACGGCGCGCCAACCTTTTCAATCGTGATTCCGCCTCCCAACGTAAATGGCTCCCTGCATATGGGGCATGCGCTCAACAACACGCTTCAGGACATCCTGATCCGCTGGAAACGGATGCAGGGGTTTGACACGCTCTGGCAGCCGGGCACGGACCATGCCGGCATCGCTCTTCAAATTGCCGTTGAGCGGCAGATGGCCGAACGCCAGGAGCCGAACCGCCGCGAGATCGGCCGAGAGGCCTTCGTCAAACGCGCCTGGACCTACAAGGGAGAGGTCGGCAGCGCGATCATCAATCAGCTGAAGCGGATTGGAGCCTCCTGCGACTGGTCGCGCGAGCGCTTTACGATGGACGAGGGACTTTCAGAAGCTGTTCTGAAGGTCTTTGTCGAGCTTTACGACCAGGGGCTGATCTACAAGTCGAAGCGGCTCGTCAACTGGGATCCGAAAATGGAAACCGCCATTTCGGACCTGGAGGTCGAGAACATCGAATCCGACGGCCACATGTGGCACTTCCGCTACCCGCTGGCCGGCGGCGAGACTTATGAATATGTCGAGAAGGACGAGGACGGCAACGTCACGCTTCGCGAAACGCGGGATTACATCTCGATCGCCACGACCCGCCCGGAAACCATGCTGGGCGACGGTGCTGTCGCGGTGCATCCGGATGATGAGCGTTACAGGCCCATCGTCGGCAAGCTCTGCGAAATCCCGGTCGGGCCGAAAGAGCAACGCCGTCTGATCCCGATCATCACCGATGAGTACCCGGATCCGGAGTTCGGTTCGGGTGCGGTGAAGATCACCGGTGCGCACGACTTCAACGACTATGGCGTTGCACAGCGCAACAAGATCCCGATGTACCGCCTGATGAACACCAAGGGCGCGATGCGCTCGGACGGCGCGCCTTACGTGGAAGAAGCTGCCAAGGCGCAGGCGATCATTGACGGCGCCGAGATGACCCTCAACGAGGTCGATCTCATCAATATCGTTCCCGACGACCTGCGCGGTCTCGACAGGTTCGAGGCACGCCAGCGCGTCATCGAGCAGATCACCGCGGAAGGACTGGCCGTCATGGTGCCCAGCGACCACCCGCAGGTCAGCTGGATGAAAGGCCAGGCGCCTGGCTGGAATGCGCAGGGACGGGCGGTTCTGCGTCCGCTTGGCGAAGACGACGAGGCGCCGGCCGAACTGCCACTGGTCGAATCCAAGAAGATCATGCAGCCCTTCGGTGACCGGTCCAAGGTTATCATTGAGCCGATGCTGACCGACCAGTGGTTTGTCGACGCCAAGACACTGGCGGGACCGGCCCTGAAAGCGGTTCAGGACGGGGACACCAAATTCGTTCCGGAAAACTGGGACAAGACCTACTACAACTGGCTGAACGACATTCAGCCCTGGTGCATTTCGCGCCAACTGTGGTGGGGACACCAGATCCCGGTCTGGTATGACGAGGACGGCAACGAATATTGTGCGCATGACGAGGAAGAAGCGATCGCAAAGGCTGGCGGCAAGGCGCTGACCCGTGATCCAGACGTCCTCGACACCTGGTTCTCGTCCGCGCTCTGGCCGTTTTCGACACTCGGCTGGCCCGACCGGACACCGGAGCTGGAACGCTACTACAAGACCGACGTGTTGATCACCGGCTTCGACATCATCTTCTTCTGGGTCGCCCGGATGATGATGCAGGGCCTTCATTTCATGGACGAAGTGCCGTTCCACACGGTCTATATCAATTCGACCGTCGTCGACAAAAACGGGAAGAAGATGTCGAAATCGATCGGCAACGTTCTCGACCCGCTGGAGTTGATCGACGGCTATGGCGCCGATGCCACCCGGTTTGCCCTGGCAAGCCAGGAGGTTCAGTCGCGCCGTACCTTGCGCATGTCGGATCAGGCGGCAGAAGGTGGACAGCGCTTTGCCACGAAGCTCTGGAACGCGGCCCGTTTTGCCGAGATGAACGGCTGCGCGCGCGTTACCGGTTTCGATCCGGCAAGCGCCAGGCTGACGCTCAACCGCTGGATCGCAACGGAAATGGGCCGCTGCATCACGGACGTGACGGCAGCGCTCGATGACTTGCGCTTCAACGACGCGTCCGGCGCGATCTATCGCTTCACCTGGAACACGTTCTGTGACTGGTTCCTGGAGCTTGCCAAGCCGATCTTCAACGGTGATGACGAAGCCGCAAAGGCGGAAACCCGCGCCACCGCGGCCTGGGCCATCGACGAGATCCTGAAGGTCCTGCATCCGTTCATGCCGTTCCTGACCGAGGAACTCTGGGCGCGCCTTGGCGAGGAAGGAACCAAGGCGGACGGCCTGTTGATCCTGGCCTCCTGGCCAACGCAAGGGGTTGTGGATGAAGACGCAGCCGCCGAAATCAACTGGCTTGTCGACCTGATTTCGGAGATCCGCTCCGTCCGGGCCGAAATGAACGTGCCGGCAGGTGCCAAGGTCGCGATTGCAGTCACCGGAGCCAGCGAGGAGACCAGGGCGCGTTTGAAAACCCACGAGTCGGCGATCCTGCGACTGGCCCGCGCGGAAAATGTCGCGGTCGTGGAGGCCGCGCCGGCCGGATCCGCACAGATCATTGTCGGTGAAGCCACGATTTGCCTGCCGCTTGCCGGCATCATCGATCTCAGTGCCGAAACAGCACGACTTGCCAAGGAAGCTGCGAAGCTGGAAGGCGAGATCTCCAAGATCGAGAAGAAGCTGTCCAACCCGAAATTCCTGGACAAGGCACCGGAAGAGATCGTGGACGGCGAACGGGAGAAGGTCGCTCTCGGCAAGGAAAAGCTGGAAAAAGTTCAGATTGCGCAAAAGCGCCTGGCTGAGATCGGCTAA
- a CDS encoding alpha/beta hydrolase, with translation MPEVIFNGPAGRLEGRFHPAKKRNAPIALVLHLHPQFGGTMNNQIVYQMYYMFARRGFAVLRFNFRGVGRSQGTFDHGQGELSDAAAALDWVQTVHTDARACWIAGFSFGAWIGMQLLMRRPEVEGFISVAPPANLHDFSFLAPCPSSGLIVHGDNDKVVPQKDVQTLVDKLKTQKGIVIDHETIPGANHFFENDMDDLIDRCGTYVDGRLGLTPADYVDID, from the coding sequence ATGCCTGAGGTGATCTTCAACGGTCCCGCCGGCCGGCTCGAGGGCCGGTTCCATCCCGCCAAGAAGCGCAATGCGCCCATTGCCCTGGTTTTGCATCTGCATCCGCAGTTCGGCGGCACGATGAACAACCAGATCGTTTATCAGATGTATTACATGTTCGCCCGGCGCGGCTTTGCCGTGCTGCGCTTCAACTTCCGCGGGGTCGGGCGATCTCAGGGCACCTTCGATCACGGCCAGGGTGAACTGTCCGATGCAGCGGCCGCCCTTGACTGGGTGCAGACCGTTCACACGGATGCGCGCGCCTGCTGGATCGCCGGCTTTTCCTTCGGTGCCTGGATCGGCATGCAGCTCCTGATGCGCCGTCCGGAAGTGGAAGGCTTCATCTCTGTCGCCCCTCCCGCCAACCTGCATGATTTCTCGTTCCTGGCCCCCTGCCCGTCTTCCGGTCTGATCGTTCACGGCGACAACGACAAGGTCGTGCCGCAAAAAGACGTGCAGACCCTGGTCGACAAACTGAAAACCCAGAAAGGTATCGTGATCGACCACGAGACCATTCCCGGCGCCAATCATTTCTTTGAAAATGACATGGACGACCTGATCGACCGCTGCGGAACGTATGTTGACGGACGGCTTGGACTGACACCAGCCGATTATGTCGATATCGACTGA
- the sufB gene encoding Fe-S cluster assembly protein SufB: MPAVQETIDQVKAIDVDQYKYGFVTDIESEKGAKGLSEDTIRFLSAKKNEPEWMTEWRLDALRRFQQMEEPSWARVSYPKIDFDDLYYWAAPKSVEGPKSLDEVDPELLATYEKLGIPLAEQEILAGVEPKNRVAVDAVFDSVSVVTTFKEELKKAGVIFCSISEAVREYPDLVKKYLGSVVPVTDNYYATLNSAVFSDGSFVYIPEGVRCPMELSTYFRINEQNTGQFERTLIIADKGSYVSYLEGCTAPQRDENQLHAAVVELVALDDAEIKYSTVQNWFPGDKDGKGGIYNFVTKRGDCRGRNSKISWTQVETGSAITWKYPSCVLRGDNSRGEFYSIAVSNGYQQIDSGTKMIHLGKNTSSRVISKGISAGKSENTYRGLITAHRKASNARNFTQCDSLLIGQECGAHTVPYIESKNASAQFEHEATTSKISDDQMFYCLQRGLSEEEAVALIVNGFVKDVIQQLPMEFAVEAQKLISISLEGSVG, translated from the coding sequence ATGCCAGCTGTACAGGAAACCATCGATCAGGTGAAAGCCATCGATGTCGACCAGTATAAATACGGTTTTGTCACGGATATCGAGTCGGAGAAGGGCGCAAAGGGCCTTTCGGAAGACACGATCCGGTTTTTGTCGGCCAAGAAGAACGAGCCGGAATGGATGACCGAGTGGCGTCTCGACGCCCTGCGTCGTTTCCAGCAGATGGAAGAGCCGAGCTGGGCACGTGTTTCCTATCCGAAGATCGACTTCGACGACCTCTATTACTGGGCTGCACCCAAATCCGTTGAAGGTCCGAAGAGCCTGGACGAAGTCGATCCGGAGCTGCTGGCGACTTACGAGAAGCTTGGCATCCCGCTGGCCGAACAGGAAATTCTCGCCGGTGTCGAGCCAAAGAACCGCGTCGCCGTCGATGCGGTGTTCGACAGCGTGTCTGTTGTCACCACCTTCAAGGAAGAGCTGAAGAAGGCCGGCGTCATCTTCTGTTCGATCTCCGAAGCTGTCCGTGAATATCCGGACCTGGTGAAGAAATACCTGGGCTCGGTCGTTCCTGTCACCGACAACTATTATGCAACGCTCAACTCGGCCGTTTTCTCCGACGGGTCCTTTGTCTACATTCCGGAAGGCGTTCGCTGCCCGATGGAGCTGTCGACCTATTTCCGGATCAACGAACAGAACACCGGTCAGTTCGAGCGAACCCTGATCATTGCCGACAAGGGCTCTTACGTCTCCTACCTGGAAGGCTGCACCGCGCCGCAGCGCGACGAGAACCAGCTGCATGCTGCCGTCGTCGAACTGGTTGCGCTGGACGATGCGGAGATCAAGTACTCCACCGTCCAGAACTGGTTCCCGGGCGACAAGGACGGCAAGGGCGGGATCTACAACTTCGTCACCAAGCGTGGAGACTGCCGCGGCAGGAACTCCAAGATCTCCTGGACACAGGTGGAGACCGGCTCTGCGATTACCTGGAAATATCCGTCCTGCGTCCTGCGCGGCGATAATTCCCGCGGGGAGTTCTATTCGATCGCGGTGTCCAACGGTTACCAGCAGATCGACAGCGGAACCAAGATGATCCATCTGGGCAAGAACACGTCCAGCCGCGTGATCTCCAAGGGCATTTCTGCAGGCAAGTCGGAAAACACCTATCGCGGTCTGATCACCGCCCACCGCAAGGCGTCGAATGCACGCAATTTTACCCAGTGCGATTCGCTGCTGATCGGCCAGGAATGTGGTGCCCACACGGTGCCCTACATCGAAAGCAAGAACGCGTCGGCCCAGTTCGAGCACGAGGCGACCACCTCGAAGATCTCTGACGACCAGATGTTCTACTGCCTGCAGCGCGGCCTGTCGGAAGAAGAAGCCGTGGCGCTGATCGTCAACGGTTTCGTCAAGGACGTTATCCAGCAGTTGCCGATGGAGTTTGCCGTTGAAGCGCAGAAGCTGATCTCGATCAGCCTCGAAGGCTCGGTAGGGTAA
- a CDS encoding TolC family outer membrane protein, with protein sequence MSPAHAETIRESLALAYANNPTLNAARAQLRGVDENVPQALSGWRPTVSAAASAGRLRSSADSFVDYRNNASISLTVSQTLFRGFRTINSTRQAESVVRAQRESLMSTEQDTLLDASTAYVDVIRDTALVSLQRSDLAFLQEQVRAARDRFDVGEGTRTDVSQAEARAAEARASLNTALANLNTSRAIYRQVIGIEARSLSADTTISRYVPKSLDEALHKSEAHQPLIRQAQHLVDAAIFNVKAIEGELLPTVTLDGSISRSWNPSATTDISDNAQIFGNVSIPIYQGGGVSSRVRQAKEELGQTRLQLDVTRDQVRANVISAWGNYQAAEASIVAAQAAVEAQQLALEGVIEEQRVGQRTTLDVLDAQRELVTQQSNLVTAQRNRIVGGYQLVAAVGRLDADSLGLNVARYNPKQHYKAVRDKWIGLRTPDGR encoded by the coding sequence CTGTCACCTGCGCATGCCGAAACCATCCGGGAGTCGCTGGCGCTTGCCTATGCCAACAACCCAACCTTGAATGCCGCTCGCGCGCAGCTTCGTGGTGTTGACGAGAACGTACCGCAGGCACTGTCCGGTTGGCGTCCGACGGTTTCAGCTGCCGCCTCTGCGGGGCGGCTGAGAAGCAGCGCGGATTCCTTCGTCGATTACCGCAACAATGCTTCGATCTCCCTGACAGTCAGTCAGACACTTTTCCGCGGCTTTCGCACCATCAACTCGACCCGCCAGGCCGAATCGGTGGTTCGGGCGCAGCGCGAGAGCCTGATGTCCACCGAGCAGGACACGCTGCTGGATGCCTCGACTGCCTATGTCGACGTGATCCGCGACACCGCCCTCGTGTCCCTGCAGCGCAGCGACCTTGCCTTCCTTCAGGAACAGGTCCGGGCCGCACGTGACCGTTTCGACGTGGGTGAGGGCACCCGCACCGACGTGAGCCAGGCCGAGGCCCGTGCCGCCGAAGCCCGCGCCAGCCTCAACACCGCGCTTGCCAATCTGAACACCAGCCGTGCGATCTATCGCCAGGTGATCGGTATCGAGGCGCGCAGTCTGTCGGCCGATACCACCATCAGCCGCTATGTGCCCAAGTCTCTGGACGAAGCACTTCACAAGAGTGAGGCCCACCAGCCCCTGATCCGCCAGGCGCAGCATCTTGTCGACGCGGCCATCTTCAACGTCAAGGCGATCGAAGGCGAACTGCTTCCGACCGTGACATTGGATGGCAGCATCTCGCGGTCCTGGAACCCGTCGGCCACGACCGATATCAGCGACAACGCGCAAATCTTCGGCAATGTCAGCATTCCGATCTATCAGGGCGGCGGTGTGTCTTCGCGGGTGCGGCAGGCCAAGGAAGAGCTCGGCCAGACACGCCTGCAGCTTGACGTGACCCGCGATCAGGTCCGCGCCAACGTGATTTCGGCCTGGGGTAACTATCAGGCGGCCGAAGCCTCTATCGTTGCTGCGCAGGCAGCCGTGGAAGCGCAGCAATTGGCCCTTGAAGGCGTGATCGAGGAACAGCGTGTCGGTCAGCGCACAACGCTGGATGTGCTTGACGCCCAGCGGGAGCTTGTAACCCAGCAATCCAATCTGGTGACCGCACAGCGCAATCGGATCGTTGGCGGGTATCAGCTTGTTGCCGCCGTAGGCCGGCTTGATGCCGATTCCCTCGGACTGAATGTCGCCCGCTACAATCCCAAACAGCACTACAAGGCTGTTCGAGACAAGTGGATCGGACTGCGTACGCCTGACGGACGCTAA
- a CDS encoding protein-L-isoaspartate O-methyltransferase has protein sequence MTDFSQSRRKMVDNQLRTNDVTDHRILDAMELVPRERFVPASKRTVAYIDEDLPIGSADSTRVMMKPHIFGKLVQLAEIREGDVVLVVGAGTGYGAAVVSKLAASVVALEQDEDLAKTATEVLMELGIENAVVVDGPLVAGYAAEGPYDVIVVDGAVEVLPEALLDQVKSGGRLAVIEGKGGAGVAKLYQKSGEAASSRFGFNASVGLLPGFEKAAEFVF, from the coding sequence ATGACGGACTTTAGCCAGTCCCGCCGCAAGATGGTGGACAACCAGCTGCGCACCAATGATGTGACCGACCACCGCATACTGGACGCCATGGAACTGGTTCCCCGCGAGCGGTTCGTGCCGGCCTCCAAGCGGACTGTCGCCTATATCGATGAAGACCTGCCGATCGGCTCGGCCGACAGCACCCGCGTGATGATGAAGCCGCACATCTTCGGCAAACTGGTGCAGCTTGCCGAGATCAGGGAAGGTGATGTGGTTCTCGTTGTTGGGGCCGGAACCGGTTACGGTGCTGCCGTTGTTTCCAAGTTGGCCGCATCTGTCGTCGCGCTTGAGCAAGACGAGGATCTCGCCAAAACGGCGACCGAGGTCCTGATGGAACTGGGCATCGAAAATGCTGTGGTTGTCGACGGTCCGCTGGTTGCCGGTTACGCGGCTGAAGGTCCTTACGATGTCATCGTTGTGGATGGCGCCGTCGAGGTCTTGCCGGAAGCTTTGCTCGATCAGGTTAAGTCCGGCGGCCGGCTTGCGGTCATCGAGGGCAAAGGCGGGGCAGGGGTTGCCAAGCTTTACCAGAAGTCGGGTGAGGCAGCGAGCAGCCGGTTCGGTTTCAACGCGTCGGTCGGCCTGCTGCCTGGGTTTGAGAAAGCTGCCGAGTTCGTTTTCTGA
- a CDS encoding DUF2155 domain-containing protein encodes MADLFETMKAARRAGALIGIAAFSAMTPSVAQAEKIENPVAVFSGLDKITGRIISFDVYIGETVQFGALQVTPRVCHTRPQTESPLTTGFVQVDEITLNNEVRRIFSGWMYAASPGLHAVEHPVYDIWLTNCKLASKVPPPEDYDGPPIKGLVAEGEDPLAGPDDGVDGGPGVPRPKPFQG; translated from the coding sequence ATGGCTGACTTGTTTGAAACAATGAAAGCGGCGAGACGCGCCGGCGCGCTTATTGGCATTGCCGCATTTTCGGCAATGACGCCGTCGGTTGCCCAGGCGGAGAAAATCGAAAACCCCGTTGCCGTCTTCTCCGGTCTCGACAAGATCACCGGTCGGATCATTTCCTTTGACGTCTATATCGGCGAAACCGTGCAGTTCGGCGCGCTTCAGGTGACGCCGCGCGTCTGTCACACGCGGCCACAAACGGAATCTCCTTTGACCACCGGCTTTGTCCAGGTCGATGAGATCACGCTCAACAATGAAGTCCGCCGGATCTTTTCCGGCTGGATGTATGCTGCCAGTCCGGGCCTTCATGCGGTCGAGCATCCCGTCTATGACATCTGGCTGACCAACTGCAAGCTGGCCTCCAAGGTGCCGCCGCCGGAAGACTATGATGGTCCGCCGATCAAGGGGCTCGTTGCCGAGGGGGAAGACCCGCTGGCCGGGCCGGACGATGGTGTTGACGGCGGTCCGGGTGTTCCGCGCCCGAAGCCGTTCCAGGGCTAA
- a CDS encoding DUF1284 domain-containing protein — MTVSIRPHHLLCMLTYLGKGYTPDFVAGYSLIVDRLNAGEDIVLVGGPDDICQPMLSEPDCHCNNDSVLARDADAARQIGKALGTDLTFGTSFTLAVGQIQNLREAFAAGHIRSACTGCEWHELCSRIAENKFRGCRLAPPA; from the coding sequence ATGACCGTTTCGATCCGTCCGCACCATCTGCTTTGCATGCTGACCTATCTCGGCAAGGGCTACACGCCGGATTTCGTGGCCGGTTACAGCCTGATTGTCGACAGACTGAACGCCGGCGAGGATATTGTCCTGGTTGGGGGCCCGGACGACATCTGCCAGCCGATGCTGAGCGAGCCCGATTGTCATTGCAACAACGACAGCGTCCTCGCCCGTGACGCTGACGCTGCCAGGCAGATCGGCAAAGCGCTTGGAACCGATCTGACATTCGGGACCAGCTTCACACTGGCAGTGGGGCAAATCCAAAACCTTCGGGAGGCTTTTGCCGCCGGGCACATCCGGTCCGCATGCACCGGATGCGAATGGCATGAGCTTTGTTCGCGCATTGCTGAAAACAAATTCAGGGGATGCCGGCTGGCACCCCCTGCTTGA
- a CDS encoding GNAT family N-acetyltransferase, translating to MQKPPDNIHVRSATKGDFDALCALYHELNSEDLPATDALQRQTFADMLQQPGLTILVAERDCTPVATCTLVVVPNLTRGCAPYALIENVVTRAKHRGLGIGHCLMQAAIKKAFELGCFKVMLMSGATNRDAHRFYEGLGFQTTKTGFEIRAAGVPARKSGN from the coding sequence GTGCAGAAGCCGCCAGACAACATTCATGTCCGATCGGCAACAAAGGGTGACTTTGACGCCCTTTGTGCGCTTTACCATGAGCTGAATTCGGAGGATCTGCCGGCAACGGACGCGCTGCAACGTCAGACCTTTGCGGACATGTTGCAGCAGCCGGGCCTGACAATCCTTGTTGCGGAACGAGACTGTACGCCTGTCGCAACCTGCACGCTGGTAGTTGTTCCGAACCTCACGCGCGGATGCGCACCCTATGCACTCATTGAAAACGTGGTCACCCGCGCGAAACATCGCGGTCTCGGCATCGGTCATTGCCTGATGCAGGCAGCGATCAAAAAGGCCTTTGAGTTGGGGTGCTTCAAGGTCATGTTGATGTCAGGAGCCACCAATCGGGACGCCCATCGCTTTTACGAAGGCCTTGGGTTTCAGACCACCAAGACGGGCTTCGAGATCCGGGCCGCAGGCGTTCCGGCACGCAAATCCGGCAATTAG
- a CDS encoding cysteine desulfurase family protein: MPRASDPIYLDHNAGAPLRPAVRECMIEVLMDAGNASSVHGHGRKARGRIERAREQVAQLCSVKTRAVTFVSGGTEANMTALSPSWQDQGAPVYLDKLFRSAVEHPSVVTGGRFAVADQVVVPVDAAGLVRLDALEDLVKDAEPGLISVMAANNETGAIQPLVRIGEIAAAHGHFFHVDAVQAAGRMPIDPDAWKADVVTLSAHKFGGPQGIGAVVVRSTARVPSPLMVGGGQENWRRGGTENVAAIAGFGVAAMEALADLEHMGQLAELKARLEAGLRSVCPATVIFGEDADRLANTSCFAVPGIPAETALIAFDLERVSVSSGSACSSGKVSVSHVLTAMGVDETLARCALRVSMGWNTTAEDIDRFLGLWPKIVDRLNPEARHQAA; the protein is encoded by the coding sequence ATGCCGCGCGCGTCTGACCCGATCTATCTCGACCACAATGCCGGTGCACCACTGCGTCCGGCCGTGCGCGAGTGCATGATCGAAGTGCTGATGGATGCGGGAAATGCTTCTTCCGTGCATGGTCACGGCCGCAAGGCACGTGGCCGGATCGAGCGTGCACGTGAACAGGTCGCGCAGCTCTGCAGCGTCAAGACCCGCGCAGTCACATTCGTGTCGGGTGGTACAGAGGCCAACATGACGGCGCTGTCGCCGTCCTGGCAGGACCAGGGCGCGCCGGTCTATCTCGACAAGCTGTTCCGGAGCGCGGTTGAGCACCCGTCTGTCGTGACAGGGGGACGCTTTGCGGTGGCTGACCAGGTTGTGGTGCCGGTTGATGCGGCAGGCCTTGTGCGTCTCGATGCCCTGGAAGACCTCGTCAAGGATGCGGAGCCGGGCTTGATCTCGGTGATGGCCGCCAACAACGAGACGGGCGCAATTCAGCCCCTGGTCCGGATCGGAGAGATCGCTGCAGCTCATGGCCATTTCTTTCACGTCGACGCGGTCCAGGCCGCCGGGCGCATGCCGATCGATCCCGACGCCTGGAAGGCGGACGTCGTGACCCTGTCCGCCCACAAGTTCGGTGGCCCGCAAGGCATCGGCGCCGTTGTCGTGCGGTCAACTGCCCGGGTGCCGTCACCACTGATGGTCGGCGGTGGACAGGAGAACTGGCGTCGCGGCGGAACTGAAAACGTCGCGGCGATTGCAGGGTTTGGTGTCGCGGCAATGGAAGCTCTTGCAGATCTGGAACATATGGGCCAGCTGGCAGAGCTGAAAGCCAGGCTCGAAGCGGGTCTGCGGTCCGTTTGTCCGGCAACGGTCATCTTCGGTGAAGATGCTGACCGGCTCGCCAACACGAGCTGTTTTGCCGTTCCCGGTATTCCGGCGGAAACAGCACTGATCGCTTTTGACCTGGAGCGCGTATCCGTTTCATCGGGGTCGGCCTGTTCGTCCGGCAAGGTGTCGGTGTCCCATGTCCTGACCGCCATGGGTGTTGACGAGACGCTCGCCAGATGTGCGTTGCGGGTCAGCATGGGCTGGAACACGACGGCGGAAGACATTGACCGGTTTCTCGGCCTTTGGCCGAAGATCGTGGATCGGCTTAACCCGGAGGCGCGCCACCAGGCGGCCTGA